One Ranitomeya variabilis isolate aRanVar5 chromosome 5, aRanVar5.hap1, whole genome shotgun sequence DNA window includes the following coding sequences:
- the SCO2 gene encoding protein SCO2 homolog, mitochondrial isoform X1, producing MVASLRKAGLLNKESLVSTQAAEVGTVQAERRMLRHIQRICPFLSEAVLLPASATPKDYRNGIKCLTHKRGISTSPTLQKSQPPGSSKAPISLRTRLLVSCIIGGSAVGIWQYLRWEKQEKKKLERIQQLRTLAVGQGDFSLTDHKGEPCCKKDLRGNWVLMYFGFTHCPDICPDELQKLSSAVSLLDKDSTLPSVLPVFISVDPERDNVAALAKYVSEFHPRLKGLTGNQEQIKAVAQAYRVYYSAGPRDEDNDYIIDHTILIYLLNPDGLFTDYYSRSKNDQEIAESVKQHMKTYKSIFS from the exons ATGGTGGCGAGTCTCAGGAAAGCTGGGTTGCTGAACAAGGAGTCCCTAGTGTCAACACAAGCTGCTGAGGTGGGGACAGTTCAGGCAGAGCGGAG GATGCTGCGGCATATACAACGTATTTGTCCTTTCCTCAGTGAGGCGGTTTTACTCCCAGCCAGCGCAACCCCAAAGGACTACAGAAACGGAATAAAATGTCTGACCCATAAAAGAGGCATATCCACCTCTCCCACATTACAGAAATCCCAGCCACCGGGCTCCTCCAAGGCGCCAATATCATTACGAACAAGGCTGCTTGTTAGCTGCATTATTGGCGGAAGTGCGGTGGGAATCTGGCAATATCTGCGATGGGAAAAACAGGAGAAGAAGAAGCTGGAGCGCATTCAGCAGCTTCGCACCTTAGCAGTGGGTCAGGGAGACTTCAGCCTTACTGATCATAAAGGCGAGCCTTGCTGTAAGAAAGACCTAAGAGGTAATTGGGTGTTAATGTACTTTGGCTTTACCCATTGTCCTGACATTTGTCCAGATGAACTGCAAAAGCTGAGTTCTGCAGTGTCCCTGCTGGACAAGGACAGCACTCTGCCCAGTGTGCTGCCCGTCTTCATTTCTGTGGACCCAGAGCGTGATAATGTCGCAGCACTAGCAAAGTATGTTAGTGAATTCCATCCACGTCTCAAAGGGCTGACCGGCAACCAGGAGCAGATCAAGGCGGTAGCCCAAGCCTATCGTGTGTACTACAGTGCAGGGCCCCGTGATGAGGACAACGATTACATTATCGATCACACCATCCTCATATATTTACTTAATCCTGACGGACTCTTCACAGATTACTATAGCCGGAGTAAAAATGATCAGGAAATAGCAGAAAGTGTAAAGCAACATATGaagacttacaagtcaatattcagCTGA
- the SCO2 gene encoding protein SCO2 homolog, mitochondrial isoform X2: protein MEMMLRHIQRICPFLSEAVLLPASATPKDYRNGIKCLTHKRGISTSPTLQKSQPPGSSKAPISLRTRLLVSCIIGGSAVGIWQYLRWEKQEKKKLERIQQLRTLAVGQGDFSLTDHKGEPCCKKDLRGNWVLMYFGFTHCPDICPDELQKLSSAVSLLDKDSTLPSVLPVFISVDPERDNVAALAKYVSEFHPRLKGLTGNQEQIKAVAQAYRVYYSAGPRDEDNDYIIDHTILIYLLNPDGLFTDYYSRSKNDQEIAESVKQHMKTYKSIFS, encoded by the exons ATGGAGAT GATGCTGCGGCATATACAACGTATTTGTCCTTTCCTCAGTGAGGCGGTTTTACTCCCAGCCAGCGCAACCCCAAAGGACTACAGAAACGGAATAAAATGTCTGACCCATAAAAGAGGCATATCCACCTCTCCCACATTACAGAAATCCCAGCCACCGGGCTCCTCCAAGGCGCCAATATCATTACGAACAAGGCTGCTTGTTAGCTGCATTATTGGCGGAAGTGCGGTGGGAATCTGGCAATATCTGCGATGGGAAAAACAGGAGAAGAAGAAGCTGGAGCGCATTCAGCAGCTTCGCACCTTAGCAGTGGGTCAGGGAGACTTCAGCCTTACTGATCATAAAGGCGAGCCTTGCTGTAAGAAAGACCTAAGAGGTAATTGGGTGTTAATGTACTTTGGCTTTACCCATTGTCCTGACATTTGTCCAGATGAACTGCAAAAGCTGAGTTCTGCAGTGTCCCTGCTGGACAAGGACAGCACTCTGCCCAGTGTGCTGCCCGTCTTCATTTCTGTGGACCCAGAGCGTGATAATGTCGCAGCACTAGCAAAGTATGTTAGTGAATTCCATCCACGTCTCAAAGGGCTGACCGGCAACCAGGAGCAGATCAAGGCGGTAGCCCAAGCCTATCGTGTGTACTACAGTGCAGGGCCCCGTGATGAGGACAACGATTACATTATCGATCACACCATCCTCATATATTTACTTAATCCTGACGGACTCTTCACAGATTACTATAGCCGGAGTAAAAATGATCAGGAAATAGCAGAAAGTGTAAAGCAACATATGaagacttacaagtcaatattcagCTGA
- the SCO2 gene encoding protein SCO2 homolog, mitochondrial isoform X3, with the protein MLRHIQRICPFLSEAVLLPASATPKDYRNGIKCLTHKRGISTSPTLQKSQPPGSSKAPISLRTRLLVSCIIGGSAVGIWQYLRWEKQEKKKLERIQQLRTLAVGQGDFSLTDHKGEPCCKKDLRGNWVLMYFGFTHCPDICPDELQKLSSAVSLLDKDSTLPSVLPVFISVDPERDNVAALAKYVSEFHPRLKGLTGNQEQIKAVAQAYRVYYSAGPRDEDNDYIIDHTILIYLLNPDGLFTDYYSRSKNDQEIAESVKQHMKTYKSIFS; encoded by the coding sequence ATGCTGCGGCATATACAACGTATTTGTCCTTTCCTCAGTGAGGCGGTTTTACTCCCAGCCAGCGCAACCCCAAAGGACTACAGAAACGGAATAAAATGTCTGACCCATAAAAGAGGCATATCCACCTCTCCCACATTACAGAAATCCCAGCCACCGGGCTCCTCCAAGGCGCCAATATCATTACGAACAAGGCTGCTTGTTAGCTGCATTATTGGCGGAAGTGCGGTGGGAATCTGGCAATATCTGCGATGGGAAAAACAGGAGAAGAAGAAGCTGGAGCGCATTCAGCAGCTTCGCACCTTAGCAGTGGGTCAGGGAGACTTCAGCCTTACTGATCATAAAGGCGAGCCTTGCTGTAAGAAAGACCTAAGAGGTAATTGGGTGTTAATGTACTTTGGCTTTACCCATTGTCCTGACATTTGTCCAGATGAACTGCAAAAGCTGAGTTCTGCAGTGTCCCTGCTGGACAAGGACAGCACTCTGCCCAGTGTGCTGCCCGTCTTCATTTCTGTGGACCCAGAGCGTGATAATGTCGCAGCACTAGCAAAGTATGTTAGTGAATTCCATCCACGTCTCAAAGGGCTGACCGGCAACCAGGAGCAGATCAAGGCGGTAGCCCAAGCCTATCGTGTGTACTACAGTGCAGGGCCCCGTGATGAGGACAACGATTACATTATCGATCACACCATCCTCATATATTTACTTAATCCTGACGGACTCTTCACAGATTACTATAGCCGGAGTAAAAATGATCAGGAAATAGCAGAAAGTGTAAAGCAACATATGaagacttacaagtcaatattcagCTGA